The genomic DNA CCGCCGCCTCGACGCGCTCGAAAAGCGGCTCGGCGTGAAACTGATGTACCGCTCGACGCGGCGGCTCGTCGTCAGCGAAGAGGGCGCGGCGTTTCTCGAGCGCTGCCGGGGGCTTCTCTCCGAATGGGATCAGGCGGAAAACGAACTGGCCGCCGGGCATCGCGCGGTGAGCGGCCATCTGATCGTGTCGGCGCCGGCCGCGTTCGGCCGCAAGCATGTTGCGCCGCTTGCGCCGGCGTTTCTCGCCGATAAGCCCGAACTGCAGGTGTCGTTCAATCTGACCGATCGCGTCGTCGATCTCGTGCGCGAAGGCTACGACCTGTCGATTCGCATCGGCGGCGCCGTCGATCCGAACTTCGTTGCGGTAAAGCTCGCGTCGAACCGGCGCGTCGTGTGCGGCACGCCTGAGTACTTCAACAAGTACGGCCGGCCGAAAACGCTCGAAGACCTGCCCGAGCACAATTGCCTTGCGTTCAACCTGCAAGGCGGGCAGAACCGCGGCTGGTATTTCCGGCGCAACGGCAAGCTCGCGACAGTGCGCGTCGGCGGCACGCTCGATTGCAACGACGGCGAGCTGCTGCATCGTTGGGTATCCGAAGGACTCGGACTCGGCTGGCGTTCGACGTGGGAAGTGCAACAGCAGCTCGTGCGCGG from Paraburkholderia edwinii includes the following:
- a CDS encoding LysR family transcriptional regulator; this translates as MDRFKQIETFVRVADSGSLAAAALEEGVSPVILGRRLDALEKRLGVKLMYRSTRRLVVSEEGAAFLERCRGLLSEWDQAENELAAGHRAVSGHLIVSAPAAFGRKHVAPLAPAFLADKPELQVSFNLTDRVVDLVREGYDLSIRIGGAVDPNFVAVKLASNRRVVCGTPEYFNKYGRPKTLEDLPEHNCLAFNLQGGQNRGWYFRRNGKLATVRVGGTLDCNDGELLHRWVSEGLGLGWRSTWEVQQQLVRGELETVLDEYALPEYDILAVYPQQRFVPAKVRYFIDYLKEVYARPGYWTGEA